In the genome of Kitasatospora cathayae, one region contains:
- the whiA gene encoding DNA-binding protein WhiA produces the protein MAMTPAVKDEISRLPVTRACCRKAEVSAILRFAGGLHIVSGRIVIEAELDTGAAARRLRKDLLEIFGHSSDLVVMAPGGLRRGSRFVVRVVKDGELLARQTGLVDGRGRPIRGLPPAVVSGATCDAEAAWRGAFLAHGSLTEPGRSSSLEITCPGSEAALALVGAARRLGIPAKAREVRGVDRVVIRDGDAIGALLTRLGAHESVLAWEERRMRREVRATANRLANFDDANLRRSARAAVAAGARVARALEILGDEVPEHLAAAGQLRMQHKQASLEELGALADPPLTKDAVAGRIRRLLAMADKRAAELGLPSTEANLTDEMALN, from the coding sequence ATGGCGATGACTCCAGCGGTGAAGGACGAGATCAGCCGGCTCCCGGTCACCCGGGCCTGCTGTCGCAAGGCGGAGGTGTCGGCGATCCTTCGGTTCGCGGGCGGACTGCACATCGTGAGCGGCCGCATCGTGATCGAGGCGGAGCTGGACACCGGGGCGGCGGCGCGGCGGCTGCGCAAGGATCTGCTGGAGATCTTCGGTCATTCCTCCGACCTCGTGGTGATGGCCCCCGGCGGGCTGCGGCGCGGCAGCCGCTTCGTCGTCCGGGTGGTCAAGGACGGTGAGCTGCTCGCGCGCCAGACCGGCCTGGTGGACGGTCGCGGCCGACCGATCCGGGGCCTGCCCCCGGCGGTGGTCTCCGGCGCCACCTGCGACGCCGAGGCCGCCTGGCGCGGGGCCTTCCTGGCGCACGGCTCGCTCACCGAGCCGGGCCGCTCCTCCTCGCTGGAGATCACCTGCCCCGGCTCCGAGGCGGCGCTGGCGCTGGTCGGCGCGGCCCGCCGGCTCGGCATCCCGGCCAAGGCCCGCGAGGTGCGCGGGGTGGACCGGGTGGTCATCCGCGACGGCGACGCGATCGGCGCGCTGCTGACCCGGCTGGGGGCGCACGAGTCGGTGCTCGCCTGGGAGGAGCGCCGGATGCGGCGCGAGGTCCGGGCCACCGCCAACCGGCTGGCCAACTTCGACGACGCCAACCTGCGCCGCTCGGCCCGGGCCGCGGTGGCGGCCGGCGCCCGGGTGGCCCGCGCACTGGAGATCCTCGGCGACGAGGTGCCCGAGCACCTGGCCGCGGCCGGCCAGCTGCGGATGCAGCACAAGCAGGCCTCGCTGGAGGAACTGGGCGCGCTCGCCGACCCGCCGCTGACCAAGGACGCGGTGGCCGGCCGGATCCGCCGCCTGCTGGCGATGGCCGACAAGCGCGCCGCCGAGCTCGGCCTGCCGAGCACCGAGGCCAACCTGACCGACGAGATGGCGCTCAACTGA
- the uvrC gene encoding excinuclease ABC subunit UvrC translates to MADPSTYRPAPGAIPTSPGVYKFRDAHGRVIYVGKAKSLRPRLSSYFQDLAGLHPRTATMVTTAASVEWTVVTTEVEALQLEYSWIKEFDPRFNVKYRDDKSYPELAVTLNEEYPRVQVMRGAHKKGVRYFGPYGHAWAIRETVDLLLRVFPVRTCSNGVFKRARQVGRPCLLGYIGKCAAPCVGRVSADEHRALAEDFCDFMAGRTGNYLRRLEEQMQEAAAEMEYEKAARLRDDIGALKRAMEKNAIVLADATDADLLAVAEDELEAAVQIFHVRGGRVRGQRGWVTDKVEDVDTAGLVEHALQQLYGGATSDERNESVPREVLVPALPEPAAPIRQWLSELRGSQVDLRIPQRGDKKDLMATVQRNAQQALALHKTKRASDLTTRSRALQEIADALELDSVPLRIECYDISHLQGEDVVASMVVFEDGLARKSEYRRFQIKGFEGQDDVRSMHEVISRRFRRYLQEREQTGEWAVPEEEPATSESAGGTAGRDDDGRPKRFAYPPQLLVVDGGQPQVAAAKRALEELGIDDVALCGLAKRLEEVWLPGEDDPVVLPRSSEGLYLLQRVRDEAHRFAIGYQRTKRSKRLTAGELDSVPGLGETRRQALLKHFGSLKKLRAATVDEIRAVPGIGRRTAETVAAALSSRAPAAPAVNTATGEIIEDGDDQAAEPVAAAPQTAPSQETP, encoded by the coding sequence ATGGCTGACCCGAGCACCTACCGCCCGGCGCCGGGGGCGATCCCGACCTCCCCGGGCGTCTACAAGTTCCGTGACGCCCACGGCCGGGTCATCTACGTCGGCAAGGCCAAGAGCCTGCGCCCGCGCCTGTCGTCCTACTTCCAGGACCTCGCCGGGCTGCACCCGCGCACCGCGACCATGGTCACCACCGCCGCCTCGGTGGAGTGGACCGTGGTCACCACCGAGGTCGAGGCGCTCCAGCTGGAGTACTCCTGGATCAAGGAGTTCGACCCGCGGTTCAACGTCAAGTACCGCGACGACAAGAGCTATCCGGAACTCGCCGTCACCCTCAACGAGGAGTACCCGCGGGTCCAGGTGATGCGCGGGGCGCACAAGAAGGGCGTGCGCTACTTCGGCCCGTACGGGCACGCCTGGGCGATCCGCGAGACGGTCGACCTGCTGCTGCGCGTCTTCCCCGTCCGCACCTGCTCCAACGGCGTGTTCAAGCGCGCCCGGCAGGTCGGCCGCCCCTGCCTGCTCGGCTACATCGGCAAGTGCGCCGCCCCCTGCGTCGGCAGGGTCTCGGCGGACGAACACCGGGCGCTGGCCGAGGACTTCTGCGACTTCATGGCCGGGCGGACCGGCAACTACCTGCGCCGGCTGGAAGAGCAGATGCAGGAGGCCGCCGCGGAGATGGAGTACGAGAAGGCGGCCCGGCTGCGGGACGACATCGGCGCCCTGAAGCGCGCGATGGAGAAGAACGCCATCGTGCTCGCCGACGCCACCGACGCCGACCTGCTGGCCGTCGCCGAGGACGAACTCGAGGCCGCCGTCCAGATCTTCCACGTCCGCGGTGGCCGGGTGCGCGGCCAGCGCGGCTGGGTCACCGACAAGGTCGAGGACGTCGACACCGCCGGACTGGTCGAGCACGCCCTCCAGCAGCTCTACGGCGGCGCCACTTCGGACGAGCGCAACGAGAGCGTCCCGCGCGAGGTGCTCGTCCCCGCCCTGCCCGAGCCGGCCGCCCCGATAAGGCAGTGGCTGAGCGAGCTGCGCGGCAGCCAGGTCGACCTGCGCATCCCGCAGCGCGGCGACAAGAAGGACCTGATGGCCACCGTGCAGCGCAACGCCCAGCAGGCGCTCGCGCTCCACAAGACCAAGCGGGCCTCCGACCTCACCACCCGCAGCCGCGCCCTCCAGGAGATCGCCGACGCGCTGGAGCTGGACTCCGTCCCGCTGCGCATCGAGTGCTACGACATCTCCCACCTCCAGGGCGAGGACGTGGTCGCCTCCATGGTCGTCTTCGAGGACGGCCTGGCCCGCAAGAGCGAGTACCGGCGCTTCCAGATCAAGGGCTTCGAGGGCCAGGACGACGTCCGCTCGATGCACGAGGTGATCAGCCGCCGCTTCCGCCGCTACCTCCAGGAGCGCGAGCAGACCGGCGAGTGGGCCGTCCCCGAGGAGGAGCCCGCCACCTCCGAATCCGCCGGTGGAACCGCGGGCCGGGACGACGACGGCCGCCCCAAGCGCTTCGCCTACCCGCCGCAGCTGCTCGTGGTCGACGGCGGCCAGCCGCAGGTCGCCGCCGCCAAGCGCGCGCTGGAGGAGCTCGGCATCGACGACGTCGCGCTGTGCGGCCTGGCCAAGCGCCTGGAGGAGGTCTGGCTGCCCGGCGAGGACGACCCGGTCGTGCTGCCGCGCTCCAGCGAGGGCCTCTACCTGCTCCAGCGGGTCCGCGACGAGGCCCACCGCTTCGCGATCGGCTACCAGCGCACCAAGCGTTCCAAGCGACTCACCGCCGGGGAACTGGACTCCGTCCCGGGCCTCGGCGAAACTCGCCGCCAGGCGCTGCTCAAGCACTTCGGCTCGCTGAAGAAGCTCCGGGCCGCCACCGTCGACGAGATCCGCGCGGTACCCGGCATCGGGCGCCGCACCGCGGAGACCGTTGCGGCGGCGTTGTCGTCCCGTGCACCCGCCGCACCCGCGGTCAACACCGCGACCGGCGAGATCATCGAGGACGGGGACGACCAGGCCGCCGAGCCGGTGGCCGCAGCACCCCAGACCGCACCATCCCAGGAGACGCCATGA
- the rapZ gene encoding RNase adapter RapZ has protein sequence MSGAGRSTAAKCLEDLGWFVVDNLPPALIPTMVDLGARSQGNVARIGVVVDVRGRQFFDDLLTSLDELEKRGVRLRVVFLDSSDEALVRRFESVRRPHPLQADGRIVDGIAQERDLLRDLRGEADLVIDTSNLNVHQLRAKLDAQFADHDEPELRATVMSFGFKYGLPVDADLVVDCRFLPNPHWVPELRARTGTDADVADYVFQQPGANEFLNGYAELLRIVTEGYRREGKRYMTLAVGCTGGKHRSVAMSERLTKRLIADGVETVLVHRDMGRE, from the coding sequence ATGTCCGGAGCCGGCCGCTCCACCGCCGCGAAGTGTCTGGAGGACCTCGGCTGGTTCGTGGTGGACAACCTGCCGCCGGCCCTGATCCCCACCATGGTCGACCTGGGCGCCCGCTCCCAGGGCAACGTCGCCCGGATCGGCGTGGTCGTGGACGTCCGCGGCCGCCAGTTCTTCGACGACCTGCTCACCTCGCTGGACGAGCTGGAGAAGCGCGGCGTCCGGCTCCGGGTGGTCTTCCTCGACTCCTCCGACGAGGCCCTGGTCCGCCGCTTCGAGAGCGTGCGCCGCCCGCACCCGCTGCAGGCCGACGGCCGGATCGTGGACGGCATCGCCCAGGAGCGAGACCTGCTGCGCGACCTGCGCGGCGAGGCCGACCTGGTGATCGACACCTCCAACCTCAACGTGCACCAGCTGCGCGCCAAGCTGGACGCCCAGTTCGCCGACCACGACGAGCCCGAGCTGCGCGCCACCGTGATGTCCTTCGGCTTCAAGTACGGCCTGCCGGTCGACGCCGACCTCGTGGTGGACTGCCGCTTCCTGCCCAACCCGCACTGGGTGCCCGAGCTGCGCGCCCGCACCGGCACCGACGCGGACGTCGCCGACTACGTCTTCCAGCAGCCCGGCGCGAACGAGTTCCTGAACGGCTACGCCGAGCTCCTCCGGATCGTTACCGAGGGCTACCGGCGGGAGGGGAAGCGTTATATGACGCTTGCCGTAGGCTGCACCGGTGGCAAGCACCGGAGCGTCGCCATGTCCGAGCGTCTGACCAAGCGTCTCATCGCCGACGGAGTCGAGACGGTGCTCGTCCACCGTGACATGGGACGGGAGTAA
- the gap gene encoding type I glyceraldehyde-3-phosphate dehydrogenase gives MTIRVGINGFGRIGRNFFRAVKAQGADIEIVGVNDLTDTKTLAHLLKYDTTLGTFPGEVSHTEDSITVDGHTFKVTAERDPANLPWAALGADIVVESTGIFTKAEAAKKHLTAGAKKVIISAPATDEDVTIVLGVNDDKYDAANHHVISNASCTTNCVAPMAKVLNESFGIVKGLMTTVHAFTNDQVTLDFPHKDLRRARAASQNIIPTSTGAAKATALVLPELKGKLDGTSLRVPVPTGSITDLVVTLEREVTKDEVNAAFQKAAQEGPLKGILAYTEDPIVSSDIVNDPASCIFDSSLTMVQGNQVKVLGWYDNEWGYSNRVVDLVALVGGQL, from the coding sequence GTGACGATCCGGGTAGGCATCAACGGCTTCGGCCGCATCGGCCGCAACTTCTTCCGCGCCGTCAAGGCCCAGGGCGCGGACATCGAGATCGTCGGTGTCAACGACCTCACCGACACGAAGACCCTGGCTCACCTGCTGAAGTACGACACCACCCTGGGCACCTTCCCGGGCGAGGTCTCGCACACCGAGGACAGCATCACCGTCGACGGCCACACCTTCAAGGTGACCGCCGAGCGTGACCCGGCCAACCTGCCGTGGGCCGCCCTGGGCGCCGACATCGTCGTCGAGTCCACCGGCATCTTCACCAAGGCCGAGGCCGCGAAGAAGCACCTCACCGCCGGCGCGAAGAAGGTCATCATCTCGGCGCCCGCCACCGACGAGGACGTCACCATCGTCCTGGGCGTCAACGACGACAAGTACGACGCGGCCAACCACCACGTCATCTCCAACGCCTCCTGCACCACCAACTGCGTGGCGCCGATGGCCAAGGTGCTGAACGAGAGCTTCGGCATCGTCAAGGGTCTGATGACCACCGTCCACGCGTTCACCAACGACCAGGTGACCCTGGACTTCCCGCACAAGGACCTGCGCCGTGCTCGTGCGGCCTCGCAGAACATCATCCCGACCTCGACCGGTGCCGCCAAGGCGACCGCCCTGGTCCTGCCGGAGCTGAAGGGCAAGCTGGACGGCACCTCGCTGCGCGTCCCGGTCCCGACCGGCTCCATCACCGACCTGGTCGTCACCCTCGAGCGCGAGGTCACCAAGGACGAGGTCAACGCGGCCTTCCAGAAGGCCGCGCAGGAGGGCCCGCTCAAGGGCATCCTGGCCTACACCGAGGACCCGATCGTCTCCTCGGACATCGTCAACGACCCGGCCTCCTGCATCTTCGACTCCAGCCTGACCATGGTCCAGGGCAACCAGGTCAAGGTGCTCGGCTGGTACGACAACGAGTGGGGCTACTCGAACCGCGTCGTCGACCTGGTCGCCCTGGTCGGCGGGCAGCTCTGA
- a CDS encoding gluconeogenesis factor YvcK family protein has translation MAGYVPGRQPQSRTGERAGSPSPSRPRSSPARANPAPRITALGGGQGLSASLSALRRLTSDLTAVVTVADDGGSSGRLREELGVLPPGDLRKALAALCGDDDWGRTWSEVIQQRFTGNGELGGHAVGNLLIVALWEKLGDPVAALDWVGRLLNVQGRVLPMSAVPLDIEATVRGHDPARPAEVSAVRGQASVAVTPGTVQSIRLLPDEPPAVPEAVTAVREADWVVLGPGSWFTSVLPHLLVPELAKALMETRARRLLTLNLAPQPGETEGFTPQRHLEVIADHAPDLAVDAILVDERAVTGGAFGQADLAGLEKAAERMGAALVLGTVARTDGTPRHDPELLAAAYDRIFRTHGRIGPWR, from the coding sequence GTGGCGGGATACGTGCCCGGGCGACAGCCGCAGAGCAGGACCGGCGAGCGGGCGGGCAGTCCGTCGCCGAGCCGTCCGCGCAGCAGTCCCGCCCGGGCCAATCCGGCCCCCCGGATCACCGCGCTCGGCGGCGGCCAGGGCCTGTCCGCCTCGCTGTCCGCGCTGCGCCGGCTCACCAGCGACCTGACCGCCGTGGTCACCGTCGCCGACGACGGCGGCTCCAGCGGGCGGCTGCGCGAGGAGCTGGGCGTGCTGCCGCCCGGCGACCTGCGCAAGGCGCTGGCCGCGCTGTGCGGGGACGACGACTGGGGCCGCACCTGGTCCGAGGTGATCCAGCAGCGCTTCACCGGCAACGGCGAGCTGGGCGGCCACGCGGTCGGCAACCTGCTGATCGTCGCGCTCTGGGAGAAGCTGGGCGACCCGGTGGCGGCGCTGGACTGGGTCGGCCGGCTGCTGAACGTCCAGGGCCGGGTGCTGCCGATGTCGGCGGTGCCGCTGGACATCGAGGCGACCGTGCGCGGCCACGACCCGGCCCGCCCGGCCGAGGTCTCGGCCGTCCGCGGCCAGGCCAGCGTGGCGGTCACCCCGGGCACCGTGCAGTCGATCCGGCTGCTGCCGGACGAGCCGCCGGCCGTCCCGGAGGCGGTCACGGCGGTCCGGGAGGCGGACTGGGTGGTGCTCGGCCCCGGCTCCTGGTTCACCAGCGTGCTGCCGCACCTGCTGGTGCCCGAGCTGGCCAAGGCGCTGATGGAGACCCGCGCCCGCCGCCTGCTCACCCTGAACCTGGCCCCGCAGCCCGGCGAGACCGAGGGCTTCACCCCGCAGCGCCACCTGGAGGTCATCGCCGACCACGCTCCCGACCTCGCGGTCGATGCGATCCTGGTGGACGAGCGCGCCGTCACCGGCGGCGCCTTCGGCCAGGCGGACCTGGCCGGTCTGGAGAAGGCCGCCGAACGGATGGGTGCCGCTCTGGTGCTCGGTACGGTGGCCCGCACCGACGGAACCCCGCGACACGACCCCGAGCTGTTGGCGGCCGCGTACGACCGGATTTTCCGGACACATGGAAGGATCGGGCCATGGCGATGA
- the uvrA gene encoding excinuclease ABC subunit UvrA, with protein MADRLIVRGAREHNLKNVSLDLPRDSLIVFTGLSGSGKSSLAFDTIFAEGQRRYVESLSSYARQFLGQMDKPDVDFIEGLSPAVSIDQKSTNRNPRSTVGTITEVYDYLRLLFARIGKPHCPHCGRPIAKQSPQAVVDKVLELAEGTRFQVLSPVVRERKGEFVDLFADLQSKGYSRARVDGETIQLAEPPKLKKQEKHTVEVVIDRLTVKESAKRRLTDSVETALRLSGGMVVLDFVDLPEDDPERERMYSEHLYCPYDDVSFEELEPRSFSFNSPFGACPDCSGLGNRMEVDPELVVPDPERSLDEGAIHPWSAGHAKDYFQRLIDALAEELGFRTDIPWAGLPARAKKALLYGHKHQVQVRYRNRFGRERSYSTGFEGAVPFIQRRHTEAESDSSRERFEGYMREVPCPTCQGTRLKPVVLAVTVEDRSIADVSSMSISDCAEFLGAMKLNDRDKQIAERVLKEVNERLRFLVDVGLDYLSLDRAAGTLSGGEAQRIRLATQIGSGLVGVLYVLDEPSIGLHQRDNHRLIETLVRLRDIGNTLIVVEHDEDTIKTADWVVDIGPGAGEHGGKVVHSGSLKQLLGNKESLTGQYLSGKRSIPIPAARRDRDKKRQLTVHGAREHNLKDVTVGFPLGTLTAITGVSGSGKSTLVNDILYTHLARELNGARSVPGRHTRITGTDLVDKVVHVDQSPIGRTPRSNPATYTGVFDHVRRLFAETQEAKVRGYLPGRFSFNVKGGRCENCTGDGTIKIEMNFLPDVYVPCEVCHGARYNRETLEVHYKGKSIAEVLDMPIEEALSFFEAVPAIARHLRTLNDVGLGYVRLGQSAPTLSGGEAQRVKLASELQKRSTGRTVYVLDEPTTGLHFEDISKLIKVLSGLVDKGNTVIVIEHNLDVIKTADWIVDMGPEGGSGGGTVVAEGTPEEIAAVPESHTGKFLRDILPSDFADAPVAAPVKKAPRKRAVAAKK; from the coding sequence GTGGCCGACCGCCTCATCGTCCGCGGTGCTCGCGAGCACAACCTCAAGAACGTCTCGCTCGACCTGCCCCGCGACTCCCTCATCGTCTTCACGGGCCTCTCCGGCTCCGGCAAGTCCTCGCTCGCCTTCGACACGATCTTCGCCGAGGGCCAGCGCCGCTACGTCGAGTCGCTGTCCTCCTACGCCCGTCAGTTCCTCGGGCAGATGGACAAGCCCGACGTGGACTTCATCGAGGGCCTCTCCCCGGCCGTCTCGATCGACCAGAAGTCCACCAACCGCAACCCCCGTTCGACCGTCGGCACCATCACCGAGGTCTACGACTACCTGCGCCTGCTGTTCGCCCGGATCGGCAAGCCGCACTGCCCGCACTGCGGCCGCCCGATCGCCAAGCAGTCGCCGCAGGCGGTCGTCGACAAGGTGCTGGAGCTCGCCGAGGGCACCCGTTTCCAGGTGCTCAGCCCGGTGGTGCGCGAGCGCAAGGGCGAGTTCGTCGACCTCTTCGCCGACCTCCAGTCCAAGGGCTACTCCCGCGCCCGGGTCGACGGCGAGACGATCCAGCTCGCCGAGCCGCCGAAGCTGAAGAAGCAGGAGAAGCACACCGTCGAGGTGGTCATCGACCGCCTGACCGTCAAGGAGAGCGCCAAGCGGCGGCTCACCGACTCGGTGGAGACTGCCCTGCGGCTGTCGGGCGGCATGGTCGTGCTCGACTTCGTCGACCTCCCCGAGGACGACCCCGAGCGCGAGCGGATGTACTCCGAGCACCTCTACTGCCCGTACGACGACGTGTCGTTCGAGGAGCTGGAGCCGCGCTCGTTCTCCTTCAACTCGCCGTTCGGGGCCTGCCCGGACTGCTCGGGCCTGGGCAACCGGATGGAGGTCGACCCGGAGCTGGTCGTGCCGGACCCGGAGCGCTCGCTGGACGAGGGCGCGATCCACCCGTGGTCGGCCGGGCACGCCAAGGACTACTTCCAGCGCCTGATCGACGCGCTCGCCGAGGAGCTCGGCTTCCGCACCGACATCCCCTGGGCCGGGCTGCCCGCCCGCGCCAAGAAGGCGCTGCTGTACGGGCACAAGCACCAGGTGCAGGTCCGCTACCGCAACCGCTTCGGCCGGGAGCGCTCGTACAGCACCGGCTTCGAGGGCGCCGTCCCGTTCATCCAGCGCCGGCACACCGAGGCGGAGAGCGACAGCAGCCGCGAGCGCTTCGAGGGCTACATGCGCGAGGTGCCCTGCCCGACCTGCCAGGGCACCCGGCTCAAGCCGGTGGTGCTGGCGGTCACCGTCGAGGACAGGTCGATCGCCGACGTCTCCTCGATGTCGATCAGCGACTGCGCCGAGTTCCTGGGCGCGATGAAGCTCAACGACCGGGACAAGCAGATCGCCGAGCGGGTCCTCAAGGAGGTCAACGAGCGGCTGCGCTTCCTGGTCGACGTCGGCCTGGACTACCTCTCCCTGGACCGCGCGGCCGGCACCCTGTCCGGCGGCGAGGCCCAGCGCATCCGGCTGGCCACCCAGATCGGCTCCGGCCTGGTCGGCGTGCTGTACGTGCTGGACGAGCCGTCCATCGGCCTGCACCAGCGGGACAACCACCGGCTGATCGAGACGCTGGTGCGGCTGCGCGACATCGGCAACACCCTGATCGTGGTGGAGCACGACGAGGACACCATCAAGACCGCGGACTGGGTGGTGGACATCGGCCCGGGCGCCGGCGAGCACGGCGGCAAGGTGGTGCACTCCGGTTCGCTGAAGCAGCTGCTCGGCAACAAGGAGTCGCTGACCGGCCAGTACCTCTCCGGCAAGCGGTCCATCCCGATCCCGGCCGCCCGCCGCGACCGGGACAAGAAGCGCCAGCTGACGGTGCACGGCGCCCGCGAGCACAACCTCAAGGACGTCACGGTCGGCTTCCCGCTCGGCACCCTGACGGCGATCACCGGCGTCTCCGGCTCCGGCAAGTCGACGCTGGTCAACGACATCCTCTACACCCACCTGGCGCGGGAGCTGAACGGCGCCCGCAGCGTGCCCGGCCGGCACACCCGGATCACCGGCACCGACCTGGTGGACAAGGTGGTGCACGTCGACCAGTCGCCGATCGGCCGCACCCCGCGGTCCAACCCGGCCACCTACACCGGGGTGTTCGACCACGTCCGCCGGCTCTTCGCGGAGACCCAGGAGGCCAAGGTCCGGGGCTACCTGCCCGGCCGGTTCTCCTTCAACGTCAAGGGCGGCCGCTGCGAGAACTGCACCGGCGACGGCACCATCAAGATCGAGATGAACTTCCTGCCGGACGTCTACGTGCCGTGCGAGGTCTGCCACGGCGCCCGGTACAACCGGGAGACGCTGGAGGTGCACTACAAGGGCAAGTCCATCGCCGAGGTGCTGGACATGCCGATCGAGGAGGCGCTGTCCTTCTTCGAGGCCGTCCCCGCGATCGCCCGCCACCTGCGGACGCTCAACGACGTCGGCCTCGGCTACGTCCGGCTCGGCCAGTCCGCGCCGACGCTCTCCGGCGGCGAGGCGCAGCGCGTCAAGCTCGCCTCCGAGCTGCAGAAGCGCTCCACCGGGCGGACGGTCTACGTGCTGGACGAGCCCACCACCGGTCTGCACTTCGAGGACATCAGCAAGCTGATCAAGGTGCTCAGCGGACTGGTCGACAAGGGCAACACGGTGATCGTGATCGAGCACAACCTCGACGTGATCAAGACCGCCGACTGGATCGTCGACATGGGCCCCGAGGGCGGCTCCGGCGGCGGCACGGTGGTCGCCGAGGGCACCCCCGAGGAGATCGCGGCCGTCCCGGAGAGCCACACCGGCAAGTTCCTGCGGGACATCCTGCCGAGTGACTTCGCGGACGCCCCGGTCGCGGCGCCGGTCAAGAAGGCCCCGCGCAAGCGGGCCGTCGCCGCGAAGAAGTAG
- a CDS encoding MBL fold metallo-hydrolase codes for MTYHGAVKVGGPPDVRELAHLIITKVAVGPYDNNAYLLRCRATDEQLLIDAAADAPVLLETVGDDLETVVTTHRHHDHWGALAEVVATTGARTAAGQHDAEGIDVPTELLLADGDKLRVGDVELTVRHLVGHTPGAIVLIYDDPQGHPHVFTGDCLFPGGVGNTWGDPEAFKTLFRDVNEKIFDVLPDEAWVYPGHGNDTTLGAERPHLEEWRERGW; via the coding sequence ATGACGTACCACGGAGCGGTCAAGGTCGGCGGACCGCCGGACGTGCGGGAGCTGGCCCACCTGATCATCACCAAGGTGGCCGTCGGCCCGTACGACAACAACGCCTACCTGCTGCGTTGCCGGGCCACCGACGAGCAGCTGCTGATCGACGCGGCCGCCGACGCCCCGGTGCTGCTGGAGACCGTCGGCGACGACCTCGAGACGGTGGTCACCACCCACCGGCACCACGACCACTGGGGCGCCCTCGCCGAGGTGGTCGCCACCACCGGCGCCCGCACCGCCGCCGGCCAGCACGACGCCGAGGGCATCGACGTCCCCACCGAGCTGCTGCTCGCCGACGGCGACAAGCTGCGGGTCGGCGACGTCGAACTCACCGTCCGCCACCTGGTCGGCCACACCCCCGGCGCGATCGTGCTCATCTACGACGACCCCCAGGGCCACCCCCACGTCTTCACCGGCGACTGCCTCTTCCCAGGCGGCGTCGGCAACACCTGGGGCGACCCGGAGGCCTTCAAGACCCTCTTCCGGGACGTCAACGAGAAGATCTTCGACGTCCTGCCGGATGAGGCCTGGGTCTACCCCGGCCACGGCAACGACACCACCCTCGGCGCCGAGCGCCCCCACCTGGAGGAGTGGCGCGAGCGCGGCTGGTGA
- a CDS encoding Rieske (2Fe-2S) protein produces MSEAPETSPATSRRTLLCGAAAVLAAGGAVAVSGCSSSANSSDQSGAAKGPVDLGPASAIPEGGGKVFREQKIVVTQPTAGQYKAFSAKCTHAGCIVDQVKNEQIQCPCHGSRFGIADGAVQDGPAPKPLPAYPVTVEGGNLKVTPS; encoded by the coding sequence ATGTCCGAGGCCCCCGAGACCAGCCCCGCCACCTCCCGTCGCACCCTGCTCTGCGGGGCCGCGGCCGTCCTCGCGGCCGGGGGCGCCGTGGCGGTCTCCGGTTGCAGCTCCTCCGCCAACTCCTCGGACCAGAGCGGCGCCGCCAAGGGCCCGGTGGACCTCGGCCCGGCCTCGGCGATCCCGGAGGGCGGCGGCAAGGTCTTCCGCGAGCAGAAGATCGTGGTGACCCAGCCCACCGCCGGCCAGTACAAGGCGTTCAGCGCCAAGTGCACCCACGCCGGCTGCATCGTCGACCAGGTGAAGAACGAGCAGATCCAGTGCCCCTGCCACGGCAGCCGGTTCGGCATCGCCGACGGCGCGGTGCAGGACGGCCCGGCCCCCAAGCCACTGCCCGCCTACCCCGTCACGGTCGAGGGCGGGAACCTCAAGGTGACCCCGAGCTGA
- a CDS encoding maleylpyruvate isomerase family mycothiol-dependent enzyme: protein MTDPQSAAAVAAQRLGLVQASTQRMLETVSGLKPDAVAEPSALPGWTRGHVLAHLARNADSLVNLLTGARTGTDIPQYASEQARDQGIEDGAGRPLDAQLADLRESHERFAEAAALMDPEDWAAEVRHRSGAVFPACDLVWKRLGELEYHLVDLDADYTPARWPEEFAVTEFHKLALKLHGTDLPAVELVAEDTGDRGLIGSGPASLTVQGPVRALLAWLSGRSDGSDLKRTPDTALPQLPPLG, encoded by the coding sequence ATGACCGACCCGCAGTCCGCCGCCGCCGTCGCCGCCCAGCGGCTGGGCCTCGTCCAGGCCAGCACCCAGCGCATGCTGGAGACCGTCTCCGGGCTCAAGCCCGACGCGGTCGCCGAGCCCTCCGCACTCCCCGGCTGGACCCGCGGCCACGTGCTGGCCCACCTCGCCCGCAACGCCGACTCCCTGGTCAACCTGCTGACCGGCGCCCGCACCGGCACCGACATCCCGCAGTACGCCAGCGAGCAGGCCCGCGACCAGGGGATCGAGGACGGCGCCGGCCGCCCGCTCGACGCCCAGCTCGCCGACCTGCGCGAGTCCCACGAGCGCTTCGCCGAGGCCGCCGCACTGATGGACCCCGAGGACTGGGCCGCCGAGGTGCGCCACCGCTCCGGCGCCGTCTTCCCGGCCTGCGACCTGGTCTGGAAGCGCCTCGGCGAGCTGGAGTACCACCTGGTCGACCTGGACGCCGACTACACCCCCGCCCGGTGGCCGGAGGAGTTCGCCGTCACCGAGTTCCACAAGCTCGCCCTCAAGCTCCACGGCACCGACCTGCCCGCCGTCGAGCTGGTCGCCGAGGACACCGGCGACCGCGGCCTGATCGGGTCGGGTCCCGCTTCCCTGACCGTCCAGGGCCCGGTCCGCGCCCTGCTCGCCTGGCTCTCCGGCCGCTCCGACGGCTCCGACCTGAAGCGCACCCCCGACACCGCGCTCCCCCAGCTTCCCCCGCTGGGCTGA